The following proteins are encoded in a genomic region of Mycoplasma sp. NEAQ87857:
- a CDS encoding aminopeptidase C, which yields MKLTNELLNKLQENYQTNNSNSLIQNSVIKNGIRNTVFDNATKAKHNYVFNVETKKGNITSQKNSGRCWIFASLNMARVRAMEKLNVKEFEFSQNYLAFYDKLEKANSFLNNMSNHLDKPLNDRLVHSFITHPAPDGGYYEWFNGLIKKYGAVPKSIMEETFHSGNTTEMNHLISLELLKAVKAMRNNPKDVQAIKEQALTSVYDIVAKCLGVPPKSFSYEYHDKDDKYQKIANITPSEFFNQYVGSEFNDKVDIIHDPRNIYPLGAKYTLKYQKSVYEDQEVKMINVDLKDIKTAIINSLKDGNVVWFGCDVDPFKDNATGIMDVNLYQYDNAFNLQERLTKVDRINFYNSTLTHAMAFVGVNLDEQGNPITWKVENSWGKDCGKDGIFSMSDQWFDEYNFSAIVDAKYLDNKYLDESNPVVLLEPWDPLA from the coding sequence ATGAAACTTACCAACGAATTATTAAACAAATTACAAGAGAATTATCAAACTAATAATTCTAATTCTTTAATTCAAAATAGTGTAATTAAAAATGGAATTAGAAACACAGTTTTTGATAATGCTACCAAAGCTAAACATAACTATGTATTTAATGTTGAAACTAAAAAAGGAAACATCACTAGTCAAAAAAATAGTGGTAGATGTTGAATTTTTGCTTCATTAAATATGGCAAGAGTTAGAGCAATGGAAAAATTAAACGTTAAAGAGTTTGAGTTTTCTCAAAACTATTTAGCTTTTTATGATAAATTAGAAAAAGCTAATTCATTTTTAAATAATATGTCTAATCATTTAGATAAACCTCTAAATGATAGATTAGTTCATTCATTTATCACTCATCCTGCACCTGATGGTGGATATTATGAATGATTTAATGGTTTAATTAAAAAATATGGTGCAGTACCAAAAAGTATTATGGAAGAAACTTTCCATTCAGGTAATACTACTGAAATGAACCATTTAATTAGCTTAGAATTATTAAAAGCAGTTAAAGCAATGAGAAACAATCCCAAAGATGTACAAGCAATTAAAGAGCAAGCTTTAACCAGTGTTTATGATATAGTTGCTAAATGTTTAGGTGTACCACCTAAATCATTTAGTTATGAATATCATGATAAAGACGACAAATATCAAAAGATAGCCAATATTACTCCTAGTGAATTCTTTAATCAATATGTAGGATCAGAATTTAATGATAAAGTTGATATTATTCACGACCCAAGAAACATCTATCCTTTAGGAGCTAAATATACTTTAAAATACCAAAAAAGTGTTTACGAAGATCAAGAAGTTAAAATGATTAATGTTGATCTTAAAGATATTAAAACTGCAATTATTAACTCATTAAAAGATGGTAATGTAGTTTGATTTGGTTGTGATGTAGATCCTTTTAAAGATAATGCTACTGGTATTATGGATGTTAATCTTTATCAATATGACAATGCTTTTAATCTTCAAGAAAGATTAACCAAAGTTGATCGTATCAACTTTTATAACTCCACATTAACTCATGCAATGGCATTTGTAGGAGTTAATTTAGATGAACAAGGCAATCCAATTACTTGAAAAGTAGAAAACTCTTGAGGAAAAGATTGTGGAAAAGATGGAATTTTTTCAATGTCAGATCAGTGATTTGATGAATATAACTTTTCAGCAATTGTTGATGCTAAATATTTAGATAATAAATATTTAGATGAATCAAATCCTGTAGTATTATTAGAGCCTTGAGATCCTTTAGCATAA
- a CDS encoding transglutaminase-like domain-containing protein, protein MKTKTKKILITGATLIPIIGFGVVSCAKTKSNNNYNQAKDTLDKLKQLESKISNQPEFNDIKQEINHFIETNYFNENTQDDKLVSIISQMKHLYQKLELKMKQNETNVDPNQALKEQLKNQIQTKLQELQQLKTTKKITNDSNLDSLLNTQYSNDDVAKLQELLNNINSKITELNNITVPKNPDTKLPEKNKDKEPSNTSSTETLIAEKSNEIKTFINGLDTLASTSNDTIKSGLEHVKKNTQEQADALEYRTTFLKNTNQYDDYAQKQLLNDYQVTLDDAKTKKNLVLSKNDAGNAPLNPNKKYYRYDNEQDIKDLMDMFDTIVKEQQIGTISFGDVQIEAQAMSKAYYRWIRERWRDYPWLGFNNGVFFFRIKGNENLTFPNDVEHVLNKTYYVESIVNGIYASDWLSDNQYRDNFKYIINEVNSLIKDGMSDLEKAAALYWYVLEKSGYDYKFSNPARSYFNNGGVCADFGSFYAFILNMVGIEALPHNTGSIDGIDYNKLIEANLTKDTGQELHELVWMRLKNPDNGKYYWFRSDPTWGDSMDDKWDKDPHAKTGIGWNMDQFISPLGLSAWKPFSNEDGDRTQFDYNNFWGLPLREHIIPNAETPGYYSTRDEFVFKHNLFQDEVKPGQKISKPFFYDGKWFYMQKNFDEKDLRVKPTFSFRYRNFLNDTSKDVFSSTDPAAKKIADALMSFKSELLGNSQYSYPLTFERNNKVIFVIKNFNYLENHKQNKPSQLVILDLDTLQTQTVTLPLVGPDRTSQRWVENFYFDAEGNLFVKFNKEDIFDGNVYPRHFKVDIPDSLKHYLASTAPSKAEALNWINRVRDYSSIYLEDGSIGNLPKITNNHSLKQELLNNFNTIKTSIENNTDTNYAAIITKIKDLYNTFLSHKIMSKNPLFIEKQLNEYYEFSKSKYEGESFRGLTNFNVIQDPDDIFSRNEAILYDVYYSTTKDGNYTKIKSNAYIDNLTISKQEQPNLEGYYYVIAHDINDPNRTVKSDITHVVYVINNKNHKEEYALHPNLSGLKVGFNWGTTVQTSNIQLNVIPGVEQINNQKMSHLYFHWFQLTLQIPGFALNLKNFSNASFKVYFIPFNDINAKKVVWQKDLTANDYYFRDTNIDISAKEPGIYYSEVSYTYNNQNYKAFSEISTIFGSLDNYKETLVKFFNDMNLAHKSYND, encoded by the coding sequence ATGAAAACAAAAACTAAAAAAATATTAATTACAGGTGCTACTTTGATACCTATTATAGGTTTTGGTGTAGTTAGTTGTGCTAAAACCAAATCAAATAACAACTACAATCAAGCAAAAGACACTTTAGATAAATTAAAACAATTAGAATCTAAGATTTCTAATCAACCAGAATTTAACGATATCAAACAAGAAATTAATCATTTTATTGAAACTAATTATTTTAATGAAAATACTCAAGATGATAAACTAGTTTCAATAATTAGTCAAATGAAACATTTATATCAAAAATTAGAATTGAAAATGAAACAAAATGAGACAAATGTCGATCCTAATCAAGCTTTAAAAGAACAATTAAAAAATCAAATCCAAACCAAATTACAAGAATTACAACAATTAAAAACTACAAAAAAGATTACTAATGATAGTAATTTAGATTCATTACTTAATACCCAATATTCTAATGATGATGTAGCAAAATTACAAGAATTATTAAATAATATTAATTCTAAAATTACAGAGTTGAATAATATAACCGTTCCAAAAAACCCTGATACTAAATTACCAGAAAAAAACAAAGATAAAGAGCCTTCAAATACTAGTTCAACTGAAACATTAATTGCAGAAAAATCTAATGAAATCAAAACATTCATTAATGGTTTAGATACCTTAGCATCAACATCAAATGATACGATTAAAAGTGGTTTAGAGCATGTTAAAAAGAACACTCAAGAACAAGCAGATGCTTTAGAATATCGAACTACATTTTTAAAAAATACAAATCAATATGATGATTATGCTCAAAAACAACTTCTTAATGATTACCAAGTAACTTTAGATGATGCTAAAACTAAAAAGAATTTAGTTTTAAGTAAAAATGATGCTGGTAATGCACCATTAAATCCAAATAAAAAATACTATAGATATGATAATGAACAAGATATTAAAGATTTAATGGATATGTTTGACACTATTGTTAAAGAACAACAAATAGGAACTATTTCATTTGGTGATGTTCAAATTGAAGCTCAAGCAATGTCAAAAGCTTACTATCGTTGAATTAGAGAAAGATGGAGAGATTATCCTTGATTAGGATTTAATAATGGAGTATTTTTCTTCCGTATTAAGGGTAATGAAAACCTTACATTCCCTAATGATGTAGAACATGTATTAAATAAAACTTATTATGTTGAATCAATAGTTAATGGTATTTATGCAAGCGATTGACTTTCAGATAATCAATATCGTGATAATTTTAAATACATTATTAACGAAGTTAATAGCTTGATTAAAGATGGAATGAGCGATTTAGAAAAAGCTGCAGCTTTATACTGATATGTTTTAGAAAAATCTGGTTATGACTATAAATTCTCAAATCCTGCAAGATCTTACTTTAATAATGGTGGAGTTTGTGCTGATTTTGGTTCATTTTATGCTTTTATTTTAAATATGGTAGGAATTGAAGCTTTACCACATAACACTGGAAGTATTGATGGAATTGATTACAATAAATTAATTGAAGCTAATTTAACTAAAGATACTGGTCAAGAACTTCATGAATTAGTATGAATGAGATTAAAAAATCCTGATAATGGTAAATACTACTGATTTAGAAGTGATCCTACTTGAGGTGATAGTATGGATGACAAATGAGATAAAGATCCTCATGCTAAAACTGGTATTGGTTGAAATATGGATCAATTTATTTCACCTTTGGGATTATCTGCTTGAAAACCTTTTAGTAATGAAGATGGTGATAGAACTCAATTTGATTACAATAACTTTTGAGGTTTACCTTTAAGAGAACATATAATACCTAACGCTGAAACTCCAGGTTACTATTCAACACGTGATGAATTTGTATTTAAACATAATTTATTCCAAGATGAAGTTAAACCTGGACAAAAAATATCTAAACCATTTTTCTATGATGGTAAATGATTCTATATGCAAAAAAACTTTGATGAAAAAGATTTAAGAGTTAAACCAACTTTTTCATTTAGATATAGAAACTTCTTAAATGATACAAGTAAAGATGTCTTTAGTTCAACTGATCCTGCAGCTAAAAAAATAGCTGATGCTTTAATGAGTTTTAAAAGTGAATTATTAGGTAATAGTCAATATTCATATCCTTTAACTTTTGAAAGAAATAACAAAGTTATCTTTGTTATTAAAAACTTTAACTATTTAGAAAATCATAAACAAAATAAACCATCACAATTAGTAATTCTAGATTTAGATACTTTACAAACTCAAACAGTTACTTTACCTTTAGTAGGTCCTGATAGAACTAGTCAAAGATGAGTTGAAAACTTCTACTTTGATGCAGAAGGCAATTTATTTGTTAAGTTTAACAAAGAAGATATATTTGATGGAAATGTCTATCCAAGACACTTTAAGGTAGATATTCCTGATAGTTTAAAACATTATTTAGCTTCTACTGCTCCTTCAAAAGCTGAAGCGTTAAATTGAATTAATAGAGTTAGAGATTATTCATCAATTTATCTTGAAGATGGTTCAATTGGTAATTTACCTAAAATAACCAATAATCATTCATTAAAACAAGAATTATTAAATAATTTTAACACTATTAAAACATCAATTGAAAATAATACAGATACCAATTATGCAGCTATAATTACCAAAATTAAAGATTTATACAATACTTTCTTAAGTCATAAAATAATGTCTAAAAATCCTTTATTTATTGAAAAACAATTAAATGAATATTATGAATTTTCAAAATCTAAATATGAAGGAGAATCATTTAGAGGATTAACTAACTTCAATGTTATTCAAGATCCAGATGATATTTTTTCAAGAAATGAAGCTATTTTATATGATGTATATTACTCAACTACAAAAGATGGTAATTATACAAAAATTAAATCAAATGCATATATAGATAATTTAACTATCTCAAAACAAGAGCAACCAAATCTTGAAGGATATTACTATGTTATTGCTCATGATATCAATGATCCTAATAGAACTGTAAAATCTGATATAACACATGTGGTATATGTAATAAATAATAAAAATCATAAAGAAGAATATGCTTTACACCCAAATTTAAGTGGGTTAAAAGTTGGGTTTAACTGAGGAACAACTGTCCAAACATCAAATATTCAACTTAATGTTATTCCTGGAGTTGAACAAATTAACAACCAAAAAATGTCACACTTATACTTCCATTGATTCCAATTAACATTGCAAATTCCAGGATTTGCATTAAACCTTAAAAACTTCTCTAATGCAAGTTTTAAAGTTTACTTTATTCCATTTAATGATATCAATGCTAAAAAAGTTGTTTGACAAAAAGATTTAACAGCTAATGATTATTATTTTAGGGATACTAATATTGATATAAGTGCTAAAGAACCAGGAATTTATTATTCTGAAGTTTCTTATACATATAACAATCAAAATTACAAAGCATTTTCAGAAATTAGTACTATCTTTGGTAGTTTAGATAACTATAAAGAAACATTAGTTAAATTCTTTAACGATATGAACCTTGCTCATAAAAGTTATAATGATTAA
- the asnA gene encoding aspartate--ammonia ligase, with translation MYIPKLSIRQTQSAIQDLKKIFQEELKKNLNLTRATAPLFVSKESGLNDGLNGEEPVWFLPRDSKTRLEVVHSLAKWKRHALMQYHFAPYEGLYTDMNAVRREEELDELHSYYVDQWDWEKVILEKDRNLDFLKLTVNQIYDAIYTTKEKLVKMFPVLTNDLAKEVYFISAQDLENRFPELSVKDRETAIAKEKGTVFIYKIGYPLESNIIHSLRAFDYDDWKLNGDLIVYSNVLNQAIELSSMGIRVNDVSIVKQSGLTKEQVANISPYHKAVIKNKLPLTIGGGIGQSRLSMFLLEKAHIGEVQASYWPEKYRKEVFKKGIELL, from the coding sequence ATGTATATACCAAAATTAAGTATTAGACAAACACAAAGTGCAATTCAAGATTTAAAGAAAATTTTTCAAGAAGAACTTAAGAAAAATTTAAATTTAACTCGTGCTACAGCACCTTTATTTGTATCTAAAGAATCAGGGTTAAACGATGGATTAAACGGTGAAGAACCTGTATGATTTTTACCAAGAGATAGTAAAACCAGATTAGAAGTGGTACATTCATTAGCTAAATGAAAAAGACACGCTTTAATGCAATATCATTTTGCACCATATGAAGGTTTATATACTGATATGAATGCAGTTAGACGTGAAGAAGAATTAGATGAATTACATTCATATTATGTTGATCAATGAGATTGAGAAAAAGTTATTTTAGAAAAAGATAGAAATTTAGACTTTTTAAAATTAACAGTAAATCAAATTTATGATGCGATCTATACCACTAAAGAAAAATTAGTTAAAATGTTTCCTGTTTTAACTAATGACTTAGCTAAAGAAGTGTATTTTATTAGTGCTCAAGATTTAGAAAATAGATTTCCAGAATTAAGTGTTAAAGACCGTGAAACAGCAATAGCAAAAGAAAAAGGAACAGTTTTTATTTATAAAATCGGTTATCCTTTAGAATCAAATATTATTCATTCTTTAAGAGCTTTTGACTATGATGATTGAAAATTAAATGGTGATTTAATTGTTTATTCTAATGTATTAAATCAAGCAATTGAATTATCATCAATGGGAATTAGAGTAAATGATGTTTCAATTGTGAAACAAAGTGGATTAACCAAAGAACAAGTAGCTAATATTTCTCCATATCATAAAGCTGTTATTAAAAACAAACTACCTTTAACTATTGGTGGAGGAATTGGTCAAAGTCGTTTAAGTATGTTCTTATTAGAAAAAGCACATATTGGTGAAGTTCAAGCAAGTTATTGACCTGAAAAATATCGCAAAGAAGTATTTAAAAAAGGTATTGAATTACTATAA
- a CDS encoding YitT family protein produces the protein MNQQTSKYSRKRIKNNVLIFGFLHKITSAKGRLLTITIIGIIMGLFGVLLLQNTGLYALGLESFGQGLGNLAYYLIQDKRIAYIVFNLCFWLIYFILNIPLLILSWKKISKTFTWYTCYYLLIFTVAGISFGFVPSINKVYLFSDLLHNTPAIFQKDSVRIILWNYDKDSFKHIAVFLYSICWGLLQGLAAVSVIILAGSTGGFDILGMYIAKVKLRDIGSIFFILNILTLTFANIIGTFLPASLSIKHGMVDHNFLELNKPFSANIFFSPNFVSGFFMLLMHAFIVNFAYPKYKLVQIQIFCTRPFELINIINEKSQRQFTFSVIEVWGAYSRKKQFMITTNAQYFDIAYLFELVRKIEPQLFMSLIDIKKGDGYMFVEE, from the coding sequence ATGAATCAACAAACTAGCAAATATTCACGAAAAAGAATTAAAAATAATGTTTTAATATTTGGTTTTTTACACAAAATAACTTCTGCTAAAGGAAGATTATTAACTATTACCATTATTGGAATTATAATGGGATTATTTGGGGTTTTATTACTTCAAAATACTGGATTATATGCTTTAGGTTTAGAATCATTTGGCCAAGGATTAGGTAATTTGGCTTATTATTTAATTCAAGATAAAAGAATTGCTTACATAGTTTTTAACTTATGCTTTTGATTAATTTATTTTATTTTAAATATTCCTTTATTAATCTTATCTTGAAAGAAAATATCCAAAACTTTTACTTGATATACATGTTATTATTTATTAATTTTTACTGTTGCAGGAATTAGTTTTGGTTTTGTTCCTTCAATTAATAAAGTCTATTTATTTAGTGATTTATTACATAATACACCTGCTATTTTTCAAAAAGATAGTGTAAGAATCATTTTATGAAACTATGATAAAGATAGTTTTAAACATATTGCGGTGTTTCTTTATTCAATTTGTTGAGGATTACTTCAAGGATTAGCTGCAGTTAGTGTGATTATCCTTGCAGGATCTACTGGTGGATTTGATATTTTAGGTATGTATATTGCTAAAGTTAAATTAAGAGATATCGGGTCTATTTTCTTTATTTTAAATATTTTAACTTTAACTTTTGCTAATATCATTGGTACTTTTTTACCTGCTTCATTATCAATTAAGCACGGAATGGTAGATCATAATTTTTTAGAACTTAATAAGCCTTTTAGTGCTAACATATTTTTTAGTCCTAACTTTGTTTCAGGATTTTTTATGTTGCTTATGCATGCTTTTATTGTTAATTTTGCTTATCCTAAGTATAAATTAGTTCAAATTCAAATCTTTTGTACTAGACCATTTGAATTAATCAACATCATTAATGAAAAATCTCAAAGACAATTTACTTTCTCAGTAATAGAAGTATGAGGAGCTTATTCAAGAAAGAAACAATTTATGATCACAACTAATGCTCAATATTTTGATATTGCTTATTTATTTGAATTAGTAAGAAAAATTGAACCACAATTATTTATGAGTTTAATTGATATTAAAAAAGGTGATGGATATATGTTTGTTGAAGAATAA
- a CDS encoding Fic family protein, whose translation MNQKYYVHLAKKHFAELVFNTAYIEGVDVTLSQTQTIIDQGSVENVSNSDIQTVLNLKDAWKYMIKNVDQDLTLEYICKINQFVSRNESLDWGVLRYGNIGISGTNYKPNIPNKEDVINQIDKLNQIPDQKLKALKFFGYIVRNQLFWDGNKRTATIIAAKVLIQNGLGILTIGKSNALNFNESLLNYYNTNDDSMLLECLNNCIKTE comes from the coding sequence ATGAATCAAAAATATTATGTACATTTAGCTAAGAAACATTTTGCAGAATTAGTGTTTAATACTGCGTATATTGAAGGTGTTGATGTCACTTTATCTCAAACACAAACCATTATAGATCAAGGTAGTGTTGAAAACGTTAGCAATTCAGACATTCAAACTGTTTTAAACCTTAAAGACGCTTGAAAATATATGATCAAAAACGTAGATCAAGATTTAACTTTGGAATATATTTGCAAAATTAATCAATTTGTTTCAAGAAACGAGAGTTTAGATTGAGGTGTTTTAAGATACGGAAACATAGGAATTAGTGGCACAAATTATAAACCCAATATCCCTAATAAAGAAGATGTGATAAATCAAATTGACAAATTAAACCAAATACCTGATCAAAAACTTAAAGCACTAAAATTCTTTGGTTATATTGTGAGAAATCAATTATTTTGAGACGGTAATAAAAGAACCGCAACAATTATTGCAGCTAAAGTATTAATCCAAAATGGTTTAGGAATATTAACTATAGGTAAATCTAATGCATTGAATTTCAATGAATCATTATTAAATTACTATAATACCAATGATGATTCAATGCTATTAGAATGTTTAAACAACTGCATTAAAACAGAATAA
- a CDS encoding dUTP diphosphatase: MNLAEIFEMQRKLDITIAEKRKKINPSLSEKDLEVQKQLALIVEAAEFVNEVQSFKYWKENKNISNSKIKEEFVDLLHFLVNFSNSYGVSSEITPKIVFTDINQQLRELFISIVNMMKNINKETITNVFEIALGTFKILGFSYTELFNAYYAKNQENYNRANNNY; encoded by the coding sequence ATGAATTTAGCTGAAATATTTGAAATGCAAAGAAAATTAGATATTACAATTGCAGAAAAAAGAAAGAAAATTAACCCTAGTTTAAGTGAAAAAGACTTAGAAGTACAAAAACAATTAGCTTTAATTGTAGAAGCTGCTGAATTCGTTAATGAAGTACAAAGTTTTAAATATTGAAAAGAAAATAAAAATATTTCAAATTCTAAAATTAAAGAAGAGTTTGTTGATCTTTTACACTTTTTGGTGAATTTTAGTAATTCTTATGGTGTAAGTAGCGAAATTACACCTAAGATAGTTTTTACTGACATTAATCAACAACTTAGAGAATTATTCATTTCAATTGTTAATATGATGAAAAATATAAATAAAGAAACTATAACTAATGTGTTTGAAATTGCTTTGGGAACTTTTAAGATCCTTGGTTTTTCATACACCGAACTTTTTAATGCATACTATGCAAAAAATCAAGAAAACTATAATCGTGCGAATAATAATTATTAA
- the der gene encoding ribosome biogenesis GTPase Der has product MRNTIAIIGKPNVGKSTFFNRLIGKKVSIVHDQPGVTRDRLYEKIQWTGHELKIIDTGGIEIENRPFQEQIQIQAKIAIEEADVIIFLFDGKNEITNDDLFIMNILRKSNKPIIAVANKLENNQEFDYAWYKLGVDHIYPISALHGEGIGEVLDKCVQYLDFEDAEQEDLFNLAIIGKPNAGKSSLLNNLAKENRSIVSEIAGTTRDSVSSIVEIDGQKYNIIDTAGITKKSKLVESVDHYALMRAMNSLSEADLSIIVIDATQKEFSHFDSRIIGYALDNEKPIIMVINKWDLVEKETNTMAEYEKRMRRKFHFVPWVPFVFISAKYNQRMNKLFDTLKEVRNNLERDIKPSLLSNLVIETQLIQPAQPYNGGRLNVYYVRQEKRKIPTFTFFVNNKKFLHFSYERFLENQLRQSFNFKGCPIKLQFKNKNGLE; this is encoded by the coding sequence ATGCGTAATACTATTGCTATTATAGGTAAACCTAATGTTGGAAAAAGTACTTTTTTTAACCGTTTAATTGGAAAAAAAGTTTCAATAGTACATGATCAACCAGGAGTTACTAGAGATAGATTATATGAGAAAATTCAGTGAACTGGGCATGAATTAAAAATCATTGATACTGGAGGGATTGAAATTGAAAATCGTCCTTTCCAAGAACAAATTCAAATTCAAGCTAAAATTGCAATTGAAGAAGCTGATGTTATTATCTTCTTATTTGATGGTAAAAATGAAATTACCAATGATGATTTATTCATTATGAATATCTTACGTAAAAGCAATAAACCTATTATTGCTGTAGCTAACAAATTAGAAAATAATCAAGAATTTGATTATGCTTGATATAAATTAGGAGTAGATCATATTTATCCAATTTCAGCTCTTCATGGAGAAGGTATTGGGGAAGTTTTAGATAAATGTGTTCAATATTTAGATTTTGAAGATGCAGAACAAGAAGATTTATTTAACTTAGCAATTATTGGGAAACCTAATGCTGGAAAATCTTCATTATTAAATAATTTAGCTAAAGAAAATAGATCTATAGTTTCTGAAATTGCAGGAACCACTAGAGATAGTGTTAGTTCAATTGTTGAAATCGATGGACAAAAATATAACATTATTGACACTGCAGGAATTACTAAAAAATCTAAATTGGTTGAAAGTGTTGATCATTATGCACTTATGAGAGCTATGAATTCTTTAAGTGAAGCAGATTTATCAATTATAGTGATTGATGCTACTCAAAAAGAATTTAGTCACTTTGATTCTAGAATTATTGGTTATGCATTAGATAATGAAAAACCAATAATTATGGTAATTAATAAATGAGACTTAGTTGAAAAAGAAACCAATACAATGGCAGAATATGAAAAAAGAATGCGTAGAAAATTCCACTTTGTACCTTGAGTTCCTTTTGTATTTATTTCTGCTAAATATAACCAAAGAATGAACAAACTATTTGATACCTTAAAAGAAGTTAGAAATAATCTTGAAAGAGATATTAAACCTTCATTATTATCAAACTTAGTTATTGAAACTCAATTAATCCAACCTGCTCAACCATATAATGGTGGTAGATTAAATGTTTATTATGTAAGACAAGAAAAAAGAAAGATACCAACATTTACTTTCTTTGTTAATAACAAGAAATTCTTACACTTTTCATATGAAAGATTTTTAGAAAATCAACTTAGACAATCATTTAATTTCAAAGGTTGTCCAATTAAATTACAGTTTAAAAACAAAAACGGATTAGAATAG
- the cmk gene encoding (d)CMP kinase: MKKVNIAIDGPCGAGKSTVAKEIASRLNYTFINSGSIYRAIAYNALKLGIESNDSQAIIQSLRHDMITLEANDRILLNNEDISKKIRAEYISQITPTIAKIPEVRNYVVDFVQHITNKDKGFIIDGRDTTFKLMPHAEVKIFLWAEPEERARRRQMQNNEMGCHTNYEEVLYDVKKRDAQDMNREVDPLHKTKDSILIDCTNLTQEEVIDEIINLVKKAGGDNA; the protein is encoded by the coding sequence ATGAAAAAAGTAAATATTGCCATTGATGGACCTTGTGGAGCAGGTAAGTCCACTGTTGCTAAAGAAATAGCTTCACGATTAAATTACACTTTTATTAATAGTGGAAGTATTTATCGTGCTATTGCTTATAATGCACTAAAATTAGGTATTGAAAGCAATGATTCGCAAGCTATTATTCAATCATTAAGACACGATATGATAACTTTAGAAGCTAATGATCGAATTTTGTTAAATAATGAAGATATAAGTAAAAAAATTAGAGCAGAATACATCTCTCAAATTACCCCAACAATTGCTAAAATACCTGAAGTTAGAAACTATGTGGTAGATTTTGTCCAACATATCACTAATAAAGACAAAGGTTTTATTATTGATGGAAGAGATACAACTTTCAAACTAATGCCTCATGCTGAAGTAAAAATCTTTTTATGAGCTGAACCTGAAGAAAGAGCACGCAGAAGACAAATGCAAAATAATGAAATGGGTTGTCATACTAATTATGAAGAAGTTTTATATGATGTTAAAAAACGTGATGCTCAAGATATGAATCGTGAAGTAGACCCGTTACATAAAACCAAAGATTCTATCTTAATTGATTGTACAAATTTAACACAAGAAGAAGTAATTGATGAAATTATTAATTTAGTTAAAAAAGCAGGAGGTGATAATGCGTAA